The DNA region gacgtgaattagctaagatagactggcaaatgacacttaaaggattgacggtggatatgcaatggcaagcatttaaagattgcatggatgaactacaacaattgttcatcccagtttggcaaaagaataaatcaaggaaggtagtgcacccgtggctgacaagagaaattagggatagtatcaattccaaagaagaagcatacaaattagccagagaaagtggctcacctgaggactgggagaaattcagaattcagcggaggaggacaaagggcttaattaggaagggggaaaaagattatgagagaaaactggcagggaacataaaaactgactgtaaaagcttttatagatatgtaaaaaggaaaagactggtaaagacaaatgtaggtcccctacagacagaaacaggtgaattgattatggggagcaaggacatggcagaccaattgaataattactttggttctgtcttcactaaggaggacataaataatcttccagaaatagtaggggacagagggtccagtgagatggaggaactgagcgaaatacatgttagtagagaagtggtgttaggtaaattgaagggattaaaggcagataaatccccagggccagatggtctgcatcccagagtgcttaaggaagtagcccaagaaatagtggatgcattagtgataatttttcaaaactcgttagattctggactagttcctgaggattggagggtagctaatgtaaccccactttttaaaaaaggagggagagagaaaccggggaattatagaccggttagcctaacgtcggtggtggggaaactgctggagtcagttatcaaagatgtgataacagcacatttggaaagcagtgaaatcatcggacaaagtcagcatggacttgtgaaaggaaaatcatgtctgacgaatctcatagaattttttgaggatgtaactagtagagtggataggggagaaccagtagatgtggtatatttggattttcaaaaggcttttgacaaggtcccacacaggagattagtgtgcaaacttaaagcacacggtattgggggtaaggtattgatgtggatagagaattggttagcagacaggaagcaaagagtgggaataaacgggaccttttcagaatggcaggcagtgactagtggggtaccgcaaggctcagtgctgggaccccagttgtttacaatatatattaatgacttggatgagggaattaagtgcagcttctccaagtttgcggatgacacgaagctgggcggcagtgtcagctgtgaggaggatgctaagagaatgcagggtgacttggataggttgggtgagtgggcaaattcatggcagatgcaatttaatgtggataaatgtgaagttatccactttggtggcaaaaataggaaaacagattattatctgaatggtggccgattaggaaaaggggaggtgcaacgagacctgggtgtcattatacaccagtcattgaaagtgggcatgtgggtacagcaggcggtgaaaaaggcgaatggtgtgctggcatttatagcaagaggattcgagtacaggagcagggaggtactactgcagttgtacaaggccttggtgagaccacacctggagtattgtgtgcagttttggtcccctaatctgaggaaagacatccttgccatggagggagtacaaagaaggttcaccagattgattcctgggatggcaggactttcatatgaagaaagactggatgaactaggcttgtactcgttggaatttagaagattgaggggggatctcattgaaacgtataaaatcctaaagggattggacaggctagatgcaggaagattgttcccgatgttggggaagtccagaacgaggggtcacagtttgaggataaaagcgaagccttttaggactgagattaggaaaaacttcttcacacagagagtggtgaatctgtggaattctctgccacaggaaacagttgaggccagttcattggctatatttaagagggagttagatatggcccttgtggctagggggatcaggggatatggagggaaggctggtgcagggttctgagttggatgatcagccatgatcataataaatgtcggtgcaggctcaaagggccgaatggcctactcctgcacctattttctatgttttctatgtctatgtaaCAATAACAACACTATTaatgctgtaccattgagagcatactcaccaactgcatctcagtgtggtatggcaattgtcccgtatcggaccacaaagcactccagcgtgtggtgaaaactgcccagtggattatcagcacccaatttcccaccattgagaacatctaccataaacgctgcctgggcagggagaaaagcattatcaaggatgcatctcaccctaaccatggactttttactctcctcccatccggtaggcactacaggagcctccgctcccacaccagcaggctcaggaagagcttcttccctgaggctgtgaccctgctgaacctcacatcacagcgctaagcagtattgcacccatattgtactgtctcagtacttttatatttgtgtgctgtagcacttacttttcatttgcagttattttgaaaataacactattctttgcatttctggttagatgctaactgcatttcattagctttgtatctgtactcggcacaatgacaataaagttgaatctaatctaatctaatctaataatcaaaGGGAAGGCAAATCAGAGCTGCAAACTGATCTTACTGGATTCGTTTCAATATTTAGTTGCCCCATTTAAATTTATCAACTGGCTTTGTAAATATCACACTAATGCAAATTAATACCTTGATATTAATCATCCATGGTACTGTTAAATTTCTTGATGAGAAGAGTCTGAATAGAGATTTATCTGTGGTCACAATTCCTTTCGAAATCTTCCAGACAAAGACAAAATCAGATGATCCTAATGTTTCAATTGTGTCATCCAGGCAGCTGATGTTTAAGGGGGTACCCACTGTGGTTGTCTTGGTGATCAGACCGCAGTCCCGGCTGATCAAGCATATGGCATTTTTCAAGACACAGTTATTTTTAGTCCCAGTTTGGCTGACTCTACAGTAATACTCAGACCTCCACCCCAGCCCGCAGGTTTTGCTGCAAGGGTTTGCGCTTACCAGCAACAGCCCTGTAATAGTGACATTCTCCAACCCTGGGGGCAGGGTGTTCATGTCCCCTTGGCTGTTGGCCAGAAGactaagagaaggaaaaaagatgaggaaaaaGGCGAGGGGAGCATGAGGATGTGGCATTTCTATAGCAgggcaaggggaaggaaataGAGGTGGGGGGTATTCAGTGCTGCAGATTACCCAATTTTAATGTCTTTATTACATCAACCACCAGCACAATGGAGCAATTTTGGGCAGGGGTTACACAATGGCAATGTTGGTAAGGTTTCAGATGCACAATGCCCCGGTATTTGATGTCAAAGTAACCTGTAAGGCAATGCTGCTTACTATTCTGTTCAAATGGTACATTTGCTTCAGAAAAGGGGGTGAATATCTAGATGTTCTACTACTCAAGTGCACTACTCAAACCTTAATTGGGAAAATGGAAACTTCCAGTCTGACTCACTACTGAAGTACATTGGAGAAATGAAGAGGAGAACTCATTCTGTTATGCTAATGAATTAATTCCAGTTTGAGATAACTCAGTAGACCATTACCTTTTTAACAAGTGACAGTTAAACCTCTGCTAGTGGAAGTTATTAATACCAAGGTTAAGACTTTTTCTTCTGGGTTTTAATTATTAATATTAAATTGTATTTACGTTACCTTTCTCTTGGTCTTATATATTTACTTCCCATTATGCCaccggcatttagggcagcagtgaaggtcctccatctctggtggtgttcagggtttccttcatcatgtcagtagcttcctctcagttttctctactgtcaatcatgcaagtcccgggtagagactcaggaatactgccaCACTCGGATGTAGaacgattcttcattgctgtttccataacaattgtgTTTTACCAGTCAAGGTAGTTAGCCCTGGGCTGAACTCCCAAACCTGAGTGGACtactagtctgacctctaccccttgacctgcttggcatgaaTGCCCCTTCCAAGAGtcaaaagcataaagccctgactccagccaacgtaactctccaggtcactgaggcaccaaagcctccaaaccacgacaaagcTTGGAGGTTTCTCCTGGTCTATCTCATCTGAATTCACCTACACCTGAGCATATTTTAGTCCGTGTGCTAGTAATTGCACTATCCTGCAGTCTGATTAAGGATTACTGTTACTTATCCTTTCGATCGAGTTCCAAGTGATTAAAAACCCACACTGTGGTAGTTACCAGCCACACACCAAAAGTGAAAACCTTTTAGCTGTATTCACCCTCCTTGAAATCATGTCCCAACAGAACAATGTCAGTGTTTCATTGTGATAACACAATGACCTCCCTGATGAAACATTTTAAATTGATGTGATAACTTGTCTAGGGAAAGATGGCATAAATAAAGCATAAAATTTCCTTAATACTGTTGTATTTCACACTAAAACTGGTCTTTAAAATCAACTGATGCTATGCCTTACCATATCCAGTTAACCAACACAGTAGACCTAATTGGCCTATACTTGTGCTAGTCTGGCAATCCCTAGCTTTTAAATTTCTCAACCTTATTTTCAAATCTCTATTTAGCTTTTCATTTCCTCATTGCTTAAAACTCTGCCATTTTATAACCATTTTATAATCCTAACTTGGATATTTTAAAACTCTAGACATCTATCTACTCCATGAAGATATTTACTTATTATATTAATTGAAAAGCAGTTATATTTTTCTCCCCAGAGTTAGGAAGAGAGTGAGACCATAAGACCCATGAaacacgtaggagcagaattaggtcactcagcccattgaatctgctctgtcattcgattatggctgatttattttccttctcgaCACACTTCTCCTGCCatttcctcgtaacctttgacgcctttaTGAACCAAGAACTTGTCAACCtatgctttaagtatacccaatgacttggcctccccagacaatgaatttccacagattcaccattatcTGGCttgagaaattcctcttcatgtcTGTCTGAAAGAGACATTGTTCTATTCTGCagctgtgccctccagtcttcgcctctctcccACTAactgaaacattctctccacatacgCTCTAgatagggctttcaatattcagtaggttttaatgagatcgaccactcccacccctcaccccattcttctcaactccagtgagtacacagagagatagagatagagggtCAGAAAGCAGGACGGTGGCGAGAAAGAAATAGGGGATAGTTGAAATTACTGGGAGTTGTATTGAGTTACAGAAATTATGAGAAAACATGGGAAAACTATTTGAATATCACATTATGCAAGCCAGTAAGCACACCCAATCACAATTGATTTTAGCCAATGTTTtggaagtattttgcatccaagtttgcagatgatacaaagctaaGCAGCGGTGTGGGTTTTGAGGATTCTGAAGGGCTTGGAGGGAACGTGGACTGTGTAAGTGAATGGACAAAGAATTACCAGATGTAATGTGGAAAATTAACCACTTTCACAGGGAAaatatacactcattggccactttattagctacacctgcttACTACTACAAATATCTTACCAGCCAAcctaatacataaaagcatgcagacatgatcaaagggttcagttcttgttcagagaaaacatcagaatggggaagaaatgtaatctaagtgactttgattattGAATAGTTTTTGTTGACAGACGGGATGGTTTAAGCATCTCAGAAACagttgatctcttgggattttcatgcacagcagtctcagtctagaggttacagagaatggggcgaaaaacaaaaaaaaaatattcagtgagcaacacacacaaaatgctggaggaactcagcaggccaggcagcatctatggaaaaaaagtacagccgaCGTTTGAAACATAGagtgtacttttttctatagatgctgcctggcctgcaagttcctccagcatttttgtgtgttgctcagatttccagcatctgcagaccttctcttgtttgtgaacgtACAGTGAGAagcggttctgtgggtgaaaacatcagGTTAATGagtgagttcagaggagaatggccaggctgattCAAGCCAATATGAAGGAGACAGTAGTTCAAAGAAccttgtgttacaacagtggtgtgcagaaaagcatctctaaacgcacaacacatcaaaccttgaagtggatgggctacagcagcagatgaccatgaacatacactcagtggccacttaattaggtacaagGCATACTGAGTCTAAGTACATCCACTTGATGAAAGTTACAGTAACATGAAGCACAGGAAGCATTTGATGGGAGTGGAAGCAAATTATACATTTGTTTTTATTGCAAGATGATTGAATAATAATtacaataggcatccgttagtctcatgagaccatggatttgcgccttgaaaggtttccagggcgcgggcctgggcaaggttgtatgaaagactagcagttacccatgctgcaagtctcccgtcaccacgccaccgatgtcgtccaagggaagagcattaggatccatacagcttggcaccagtgtcattgcaaaGCAAtgaattaagtgccttgctcaaggacacacacgctacttcagccaaggctcgaactagcgaccttcaaatcactagatgaacgccttaaccacttggccacgcgccaagaTAATTGAATACAAGAGCATAGAGACCCTACACTaattatataggaccctggtgtgACCGCGTAAGGAATACTGTGCAAGATCTCATTTCCCTACCTACAAGAGAGAGATTCAGCaggctgattcctgggatgagaggtCTCTAATAAGACAAGAGATAGCAGACCAGATCTATACTCCCTTTAGATTGAAGAACAAGAGGTCAGACTCAAACAGCATGAAAACCTTCCTACCCATTAAATCTGCGTTGACCATTAGGCACAATGTTGTTTTGCAGGAATCCAATCCCAGCCAACttcagattccaccactcacctgtACAGTACTACACAATTTACAACCACCCATTTACCTACCGActctacatctttgggatgtggaagaaaaCAAGGCATCCGGGGGAACCCACTTAATCTCAGTTACATGGCCAAAACTCTatacagacagtgccagagatcaGAGTCAAACCCCCTTCTCATTTGACAGTGGATGTGCAGTTTAATGATAGATACAGAGGTATAGATACAGAGGTAAAGATCAGCCAGGATTTTAAGGAATGCaggaaaactttttttttatgtCATCGTAATTTCCTGCCAATACAGTTTTAACAAATGTGTTTAAAACAGACCCAACTCCACATTTAAAACCagattactgtttattatttacagGAATAAAAAAAAGTATGCACATTTGCTGAAACTATTCTTCTACATGTTCTGTACAGTGGTATTGGTTACCAAAATATCACATTGCCCGAGTCACTCAAGTCCTCCACGCAAAAATTATCAGCCTGTTCAATATGAATGCAGCAGAGGTCCAAGCAGGCATTATTCTATCAACACTAAAAAGGATAATTATAAAATAATCCGACCCAAATGGAAGCGGTGGTACAACAACAACTGCTTTGAATAAAACCCGTGACTGTAAGGTTTAAATGAAGAAGCCATTTCTAACTAGCACAGAGGGGCTCACTGCAGCATCGGGATATGGCACATAGAGGAAAGTGAAGCAGTCCAGCTCTGAACCGATGGTGCCAGTGGACAAATTTAGAACTGCTGCCCGTTCACTGAAGAACTAATCCAAAAGATCACAACAGAACAGAGCTTACACCTAAGACACCCACTATTCCAGATTTTGGTCTACATAAGAGTGTAAGGACTTATTCTTTCCCTACACCACCATCTAACTGATTAACCAAAATCCCCAATCTTTTAGGTCAATTCAGTAGGAGTGTTCAAGATCATTGTTTTGCAAAAGAAGTAAAAGTTACAAAGTATATAACTGGACTGCAGTATTGAAATAACATGCCCACTGCTAAGTGGGAGGAAAATTAAACagaggtcgaccttcactaatccgactacctgtaatccggttccttcaataatctggcactgattatgcttaatgtgattcttctgtaattcagcattttcactaatccggcactcctcaggtcccaatggtgccggattagtgaaggtcgacctgtagtcTCAATCCAAGACCATTCTTCTGGCCAAACCTTCAGCTATCATTAAAGTGAAGATAATCATGCTTGCAAAGGTAAGGATTGTGAAAAATTACGACGGGATATGGAGAAACAGACTGGTGTGAATGTAACATTGAATGGAGACTTGTTTTGAGCATAAACACCAGCATGTGTTCAGAAAGGATGtatatttaaactcagtttttttttatttgttaaattttatttcatttctctcTCTGGTCCACGGTATTCATGACAGATGAGGGCGCCAGAAATGGAACACCTTTCTATCACAAGCGATCACtcagagaagtggaagatggaagttATTGAAATGGCATCATAGAGCTAAGCTATTAAATGGAGGGAATCACAGAGTCACAGTTCAATTCTTGGCTGCAGTGTTGTGGACAACTGGAGAATGCAGATACTGAAAACCTGGGAAAAATCATACTTTCACGCAGGTTTTTATACCAAGGGATTCCAAAGATGCAATCTGGGGCACACTGTATTCGGCAATGTCATCTGTGCACATGATTTATATTGAACAGATAAGATCAGGCTCAGACTCAAAAATAAACAATTATTAAATAACATACTAGTGTGGCCAAAAGGAAAGACCAGAGCAGGTAACATGGGAGGGGTAAAGAGGAATGATTCAGGGATGTGGCATGCACAGGATCTATACAttttttgtggatggagtgggGCAAAGGAGGAATATTACACATATAAACACTTGCAGGCTATTCACTTGCTGTGACACGTGACTCTGAGAAGTTGCCCCAATTTTTAATTTTAGATATATATATGTCATAGGATTGTTCAACCATAAGCAAACCAACAGTTAACCATTCCTGCATTTGCAAGGCTGAACAACTGATAAAGTGTGGGGTCTAATCTAGGAGAATGAATTCGAAGAATTAACCTTTTCTTCTTGGACATGAAATCAAAACCAAATCACGGCTAGCCTATTTTATCCAGATTCTTTGTATCTGTTTCTGGTGAGCtttcactgttcactacaccatGTTGAAAAATAGAGCACATTGTGAGAGGTAAAGAAAGGCCTCTTGATATCCAAGGTGAGGGTATCAACTTTCAGCTTTCTGGGATCCTAAAGGCGAGAGCAAGACATGCCTTCTGGGAGGCTGGTGTAGTATCTCACTACCTTGGGTCTACTGGACAATTACATATATTAGAAGTAGCAGAACAAGTTTAATCTTCACTACTTGTAAATCAGCTAGTCTCCTGCCACAGTAcacagaaaatttttaaaaacaggTTCCAGAGATTCCCAGTGAGGAATAGGGGGGCATTTTGAAAGTGTCTGGTTAGATTCAGCCTGCCTGTGTTTTGGGTAGGACCAAATCTGGTACAAGCagcagagacaccacacacctgCTACGTGGATGATTTAGGCTTCCAGAGAACATGGAGGCATCATGAACTCTGAAATGACAATATTCACTTCCACTACAGTTCAATGAGGTGTCAGTCACTAGTCTGAAACAGTATTATCAACCCAGCCCGAGGACAAAGAACAAAATTTATCACATTTAGCGTTTCATCACCAGCTGGTTAGCAGAACAAAAGAGTAGAAATATAAACAGCAAGGCATCCAGAAGTTACTACAGAttagttatttttttcttttttaaaaaaagagacagacaaacagagacagagaaaaaaatattcaTCAGACTGTATGGGTCTAAACCGTGCACCAGACTGGTCAGTGTTCAAGCAGACAATCTTCCAGAATCTAAAAGAATTACTCATAGAAAACTCTTCAAATGCACAAGGGTAAAGAAACTCCCCCCATCCCAAAAAAATGATGCACTTGCTGAACCTTGTACACATCTCTGATGTAAGTGCCCTCTGTTAtggtagaatgtgaaatgcaacaCTACTCCATGACATTTGAAGACAGAAGCTTGGCATTCCCAGTGAATTGCTCAAGATGTCCAGTTGATCGACTTTCCAAGGCCCACGGTTCTTCAGGAGGATGGAAGGGAAATCTTCTCCTGATTTGTGAAGGTCACTTTGGGCTTTGGT from Mobula hypostoma chromosome 13, sMobHyp1.1, whole genome shotgun sequence includes:
- the tmem81 gene encoding transmembrane protein 81 encodes the protein MNTLPPGLENVTITGLLLVSANPCSKTCGLGWRSEYYCRVSQTGTKNNCVLKNAICLISRDCGLITKTTTVGTPLNISCLDDTIETLGSSDFVFVWKISKGIVTTDKSLFRLFSSRNLTVPWMINIKDIKEKNAGTYMCQVQNSKTMQVVKRVLIAVRVIPQDMVQLNYLKVLSPEQQNELQTLEGNPVNEKQRRSFWENVKDLFKSANMVLRVTVTGVAIGGLLGIVFVILLLCMSKKK